In the Arthrobacter sp. 31Y genome, one interval contains:
- a CDS encoding histone-like nucleoid-structuring protein Lsr2, protein MAQKVKIILVDDLDDGAADETVRFGLDGVSYEMDLSTANAASLRTALEPYVAKARKTSSGRATRGRATAARNQDSAQIRQWARDNGYTVNSRGRIQAEIQEAYQKANS, encoded by the coding sequence ATGGCACAGAAAGTAAAAATCATCCTCGTCGATGACCTGGATGACGGGGCCGCGGACGAAACTGTCCGTTTTGGCCTCGATGGCGTGAGCTACGAGATGGACCTGTCCACTGCCAACGCAGCCTCGCTGCGCACAGCATTGGAGCCCTACGTCGCAAAGGCCAGGAAGACTTCTTCCGGCCGTGCAACCCGGGGCCGTGCCACAGCCGCACGTAACCAGGATTCCGCGCAAATCCGCCAGTGGGCCCGTGACAACGGCTACACGGTCAACAGTCGCGGACGTATTCAGGCTGAAATTCAGGAAGCGTACCAAAAGGCCAATTCCTGA
- a CDS encoding ATP-dependent Clp protease ATP-binding subunit: MFERFTDRARRVVVLAQEEARMLNHNYIGTEHILLGLIHEGEGVAAKALESLSISLDGVREQVQEIIGQGQQAPSGHIPFTPRAKKVLELSLREALQLGHNYIGTEHILLGLIREGEGVAAQVLVKLGADLNRVRQQVIQLLSGYQGKETAGSGSGQGQPEGTPAGSVVLDQFGRNLTQAARENKLDPVIGREQEMERVMQVLSRRTKNNPVLIGEPGVGKTAVVEGLAQAIVRGDVPETIKDKQLYTLDLGSLVAGSRYRGDFEERLKKVLKEIRTRGDIILFIDEIHTLVGAGAAEGAIDAASILKPMLARGELQTIGATTLDEYRKHIEKDAALERRFQPIQVKEPSVAHAIEILKGLRDRYEAHHRVTITDGALASAAQLAERYISDRFLPDKAIDLIDEAGARLRIRRMTAPPELKAMDERIADVKMEKESAIDAQDFEGAASLRDKEQKLIAERAEKERTWKSGGMDDISEVDEDLIAEVLANSTGIPVFKLTEEESSRLLKMEDELHKRVVGQDEAIKALSQAIRRTRAGLKDPKRPGGSFIFAGPTGVGKTELAKALAEFLFGEEDALITLDMSEYSEKHTVSRLFGAPPGYVGYEEGGQLTEKVRRRPFSVVLFDEVEKAHADLFNSLLQILEDGRLTDSQGRVVDFKNTVIIMTTNLGTRDISKSVATGFQSGTDTQTGYNRMRARVTEELKQHFRPEFLNRVDDVVVFPQLTQDEIIEIVDLFVNRLERRLKDKDMGIELTPAAKVLLATRGYDPAMGARPLRRTIQREIEDQLSEKILFGEIHAGDIVVVDVDGEGDEAKFTFAGNAKPRIPEIAPTA, translated from the coding sequence ATGTTTGAGAGATTTACGGACCGTGCCCGTCGCGTGGTCGTCCTTGCCCAAGAAGAGGCACGGATGCTCAACCACAATTACATCGGTACCGAGCACATCCTCTTGGGTCTGATCCACGAGGGTGAAGGCGTTGCTGCCAAGGCGCTCGAGTCCCTGAGCATTTCGCTCGATGGCGTTCGTGAGCAGGTGCAGGAGATCATCGGTCAGGGCCAGCAAGCCCCGTCCGGTCACATCCCCTTCACGCCGCGCGCCAAGAAGGTGCTTGAGCTTTCCCTCCGCGAAGCACTGCAGCTCGGCCACAATTACATTGGTACTGAGCACATCCTGCTCGGCCTCATTCGCGAAGGCGAAGGCGTGGCCGCCCAGGTGCTGGTGAAGCTTGGGGCAGACCTGAACAGGGTCCGCCAGCAGGTTATCCAGCTGCTCTCCGGCTACCAGGGCAAGGAGACCGCAGGCAGCGGCTCCGGCCAGGGCCAGCCGGAAGGTACTCCTGCCGGTTCGGTGGTGCTCGACCAGTTCGGACGCAACCTGACCCAGGCTGCCCGCGAGAACAAGCTCGATCCTGTGATCGGCCGCGAGCAGGAGATGGAACGCGTCATGCAGGTCCTCTCCCGCCGTACCAAGAACAACCCGGTCCTGATCGGTGAGCCCGGCGTCGGTAAGACTGCCGTCGTCGAGGGCCTCGCCCAGGCGATCGTCCGAGGCGATGTCCCGGAGACCATCAAGGACAAGCAGCTTTATACGCTTGACCTCGGTTCCTTGGTTGCCGGTTCCCGCTACCGCGGTGACTTCGAAGAGCGCCTGAAGAAGGTCCTCAAGGAGATCCGCACCCGCGGCGACATCATCCTCTTCATCGACGAGATCCACACCCTCGTTGGTGCAGGTGCTGCTGAAGGCGCCATCGATGCTGCATCCATCCTGAAGCCGATGCTGGCCCGTGGTGAACTCCAGACCATCGGTGCCACCACGCTGGATGAGTACCGCAAGCACATTGAGAAGGACGCTGCCCTTGAGCGTCGCTTCCAGCCGATCCAGGTCAAGGAACCCTCCGTTGCTCACGCGATCGAGATCCTCAAGGGCCTGCGTGACCGTTACGAGGCACACCACCGCGTAACGATTACCGACGGCGCCCTGGCCTCCGCTGCGCAGCTGGCCGAACGCTACATCTCGGACCGCTTCCTGCCGGACAAGGCTATCGACCTCATCGATGAAGCAGGCGCACGCCTGCGCATCCGTCGCATGACCGCTCCGCCCGAGCTTAAGGCCATGGACGAGCGCATCGCGGACGTGAAGATGGAGAAGGAATCTGCCATCGACGCCCAGGACTTTGAGGGTGCTGCTTCGCTGCGCGACAAGGAGCAGAAGCTCATTGCCGAACGCGCCGAGAAGGAACGCACTTGGAAGTCCGGCGGCATGGACGACATCTCCGAGGTTGACGAGGACCTGATCGCTGAAGTTCTTGCGAACTCCACGGGCATCCCGGTCTTCAAGCTCACTGAGGAAGAGTCCTCGCGCCTGCTCAAGATGGAAGACGAACTGCACAAGCGTGTTGTCGGCCAGGACGAGGCCATCAAGGCTCTGTCCCAGGCCATCCGCCGTACCCGTGCAGGCCTGAAGGACCCCAAGCGTCCGGGTGGCTCGTTCATCTTCGCTGGCCCCACCGGCGTCGGCAAGACCGAGCTCGCCAAGGCCCTTGCCGAGTTCCTGTTCGGTGAGGAGGACGCCCTCATCACGCTGGACATGTCCGAGTACTCCGAGAAGCACACGGTTTCGCGTCTCTTCGGTGCACCTCCGGGCTACGTCGGCTACGAAGAAGGCGGCCAGCTGACCGAGAAGGTCCGCCGGCGTCCGTTCTCCGTGGTCCTGTTCGACGAAGTGGAAAAGGCCCACGCGGACCTCTTCAACTCACTGCTGCAGATTCTGGAAGACGGCCGACTGACCGACTCCCAGGGCCGCGTGGTGGACTTCAAGAACACCGTGATCATCATGACCACCAACCTTGGTACCCGCGACATTTCCAAGAGCGTGGCCACGGGCTTCCAGTCCGGCACGGACACCCAGACCGGTTACAACCGGATGCGGGCCCGGGTTACCGAAGAGCTCAAGCAGCACTTCCGCCCCGAGTTCCTCAACCGTGTTGACGACGTCGTGGTGTTCCCGCAGCTGACGCAGGACGAGATCATCGAGATCGTGGACCTGTTCGTGAACCGGCTGGAGCGTCGCCTCAAGGACAAGGACATGGGCATCGAGCTCACGCCCGCCGCCAAGGTTCTCCTGGCCACGCGTGGTTACGATCCCGCCATGGGTGCCCGGCCGCTGCGCCGCACCATCCAGCGCGAGATCGAGGACCAGCTGTCCGAGAAGATCCTGTTCGGTGAGATCCACGCCGGCGACATCGTAGTGGTGGACGTTGACGGCGAAGGTGACGAGGCCAAGTTCACGTTCGCAGGTAACGCCAAGCCGCGGATCCCGGAGATCGCTCCCACCGCGTAA
- a CDS encoding TetR/AcrR family transcriptional regulator yields the protein MGTRPNHLNRMKGGAGLPAHDPTDVWRRPERSAVGPKPEHSRNGIATAALRIADQEGLAAVSIRRVAASVGAGAASLYRYVKSHDELVELMMDAVAGEYQFEVAGEHPRGRLLNLAHQGRSIMHRHPWLAPLLLTRPSMGPNSLRFLDAALAALAPVDLPGPAKLQIVAMMSAITSAFVQNELSSLPPAGPDEGSPERPGQYLIEALQAGEYPHLAAAMAGHSAAGNVDEQFTSAITNYLAGAGIPA from the coding sequence ATGGGAACCAGACCAAACCACCTCAACCGAATGAAAGGCGGTGCCGGATTGCCAGCCCACGATCCCACTGACGTCTGGCGGCGCCCTGAACGCTCGGCCGTCGGCCCGAAACCGGAACATTCCCGAAACGGAATAGCGACGGCGGCACTCCGGATTGCCGATCAGGAAGGCTTGGCGGCGGTCTCCATCCGAAGGGTTGCGGCCAGCGTAGGTGCAGGTGCCGCCTCCCTCTACCGGTACGTGAAATCACACGACGAGCTGGTTGAACTGATGATGGATGCAGTCGCCGGAGAGTACCAATTTGAGGTAGCTGGAGAGCACCCGCGGGGGCGACTCCTGAACCTTGCCCATCAGGGACGCAGCATCATGCACCGCCACCCATGGCTGGCACCGCTGCTGCTGACGCGCCCGTCCATGGGCCCCAACTCCCTGCGCTTCCTGGACGCGGCGCTGGCCGCCCTGGCGCCGGTGGACCTTCCAGGGCCGGCAAAACTCCAGATCGTGGCCATGATGTCAGCCATCACGTCAGCATTCGTGCAGAACGAATTATCTTCCTTGCCACCAGCGGGTCCTGACGAAGGAAGCCCAGAACGCCCCGGCCAGTACCTCATTGAGGCCCTCCAGGCCGGAGAATATCCACACCTGGCCGCAGCAATGGCAGGACACTCTGCCGCCGGCAACGTCGACGAACAATTCACCAGCGCCATCACGAATTATCTGGCGGGCGCAGGCATTCCCGCCTAA
- a CDS encoding glycosyltransferase, whose product MRVLMVTPGTRGDVAPMAGLGSRLQGLGYEVAIAANPAYAPLVVESGCEFRLLPGDLEGLIRQPAPGAKASSAGVLTFWRKLTEYMDGAATGTLAAAEAGADVILANSVAPYAYDIAEALGIPAIGAHLQPTEPSAAYPPVIMNSARSLGAWGNRIIGERAAAGPAPYDAPSARLRKELGLGKQSRAAGERRRRKAHATILHGISPSVLPRPGDWHPGLVMAGYWWPAMKADWQPPADLVAFLDEGPPPVFVGFGSSAHIDPALILEATRRAGVRAVVQGDEGELGDDSIGVGSVPHEWLFPQMAAVVHHAGAGTAAAGFRSGVPAIGVPVYTDQPLWASRIASLGAGPQPIPYKKLTPERLGDAITEAVSTAPYAQRAAEVAAAIAAEDGTAPVVEALQNLPTK is encoded by the coding sequence ATGCGGGTACTCATGGTGACACCAGGCACGCGGGGGGACGTTGCGCCCATGGCCGGGCTCGGGAGTCGCTTGCAGGGTCTGGGGTATGAGGTAGCCATCGCAGCCAATCCTGCCTACGCGCCCCTGGTTGTTGAGTCCGGTTGCGAGTTCAGGCTGCTGCCCGGGGATCTGGAGGGGCTGATCAGGCAACCGGCCCCCGGCGCCAAGGCGTCATCCGCGGGCGTGCTCACCTTCTGGCGAAAACTCACTGAATACATGGACGGCGCCGCCACCGGAACCCTGGCTGCGGCTGAGGCCGGGGCTGACGTGATCTTGGCCAATTCTGTGGCGCCTTATGCGTATGACATCGCAGAAGCACTGGGCATTCCGGCCATTGGCGCACATTTGCAGCCCACGGAGCCGAGCGCAGCATATCCGCCGGTCATCATGAATTCGGCCCGAAGTCTCGGTGCGTGGGGAAATCGGATTATTGGTGAGCGCGCAGCTGCGGGTCCGGCTCCCTACGACGCCCCCAGCGCGCGCCTTCGCAAGGAGTTGGGGCTGGGCAAGCAGAGCCGCGCGGCCGGTGAGCGCCGTCGTCGTAAAGCGCACGCCACTATTCTTCACGGCATCAGTCCTTCGGTCCTGCCCAGGCCTGGGGATTGGCACCCGGGCCTGGTGATGGCTGGATACTGGTGGCCGGCCATGAAGGCGGACTGGCAGCCTCCGGCGGATCTTGTGGCGTTCCTTGACGAGGGCCCGCCGCCCGTTTTCGTTGGTTTTGGAAGCAGTGCCCACATCGATCCCGCCCTCATCCTCGAGGCCACCCGACGTGCCGGGGTGCGGGCGGTTGTGCAGGGGGACGAAGGGGAGCTGGGCGACGACTCGATCGGCGTCGGGAGCGTTCCCCATGAGTGGCTCTTTCCGCAGATGGCAGCCGTGGTTCATCATGCCGGCGCGGGAACTGCAGCGGCTGGCTTCCGTTCAGGGGTACCGGCCATTGGCGTCCCGGTTTACACGGACCAACCCCTCTGGGCGTCCCGGATCGCGTCGCTCGGGGCGGGTCCTCAGCCGATTCCTTACAAGAAGCTGACTCCGGAGCGCCTTGGTGACGCCATTACTGAAGCCGTCAGCACGGCGCCGTACGCGCAGCGGGCCGCGGAAGTGGCGGCTGCGATCGCCGCGGAGGACGGAACCGCGCCCGTGGTCGAGGCCCTGCAGAATCTCCCAACCAAGTAG
- a CDS encoding Fic family protein produces MPTSADARIPVEPVSFETFDWKPRVPEMYSRAEAERQTGPYEAAVTASIADWTPRISGEDSADIEDATRQLVEFDNHAQRTLGTDNPALGPMTAILLRTESASSSQIEQLTTSAKQLALAEIDEGDKVNALTVIGNVRAMEAALQLADDISESSILAMHKALMIHQRGFDPADAGRFRDEQVWIGPGQAGPRMAEFVAPHHDRIHGAITDLVKFIQRQDVSVLVQVAVSHAQFETVHPFPDGNGRTGRALAQSILRSKGLVGSTAVPISAGLLVDTARYFAALGAFRQGDAGPIVREFARASRIAATTGSRLVDELVAQLEDSRAKIAGLRSDAAAWRVLPALIGQPAVNTRYLMNKLGLGEMAALRALDALTDRGVLTESSGRGRNRVWQHRGIFEVLDAYAAAIRRMSAG; encoded by the coding sequence ATGCCAACATCCGCCGACGCGCGCATTCCTGTCGAACCGGTCTCATTCGAGACGTTCGACTGGAAGCCGCGCGTACCTGAGATGTACTCACGGGCAGAGGCGGAGCGGCAGACAGGCCCCTACGAGGCTGCGGTCACGGCATCGATAGCGGACTGGACTCCGCGCATCTCCGGCGAGGACTCCGCCGACATCGAAGATGCCACTCGCCAGCTGGTGGAGTTCGACAATCACGCCCAGCGCACACTTGGCACAGACAACCCCGCCCTCGGACCTATGACGGCCATCCTGCTGCGCACCGAGTCCGCCTCGAGCTCGCAAATCGAACAGCTGACTACATCCGCCAAGCAGCTCGCACTCGCCGAGATCGATGAGGGCGACAAAGTCAACGCCCTAACCGTCATAGGCAACGTCCGCGCCATGGAGGCAGCCCTCCAGCTGGCTGACGACATCAGCGAGAGCTCCATCCTCGCGATGCACAAAGCACTAATGATCCACCAACGTGGCTTCGATCCCGCCGACGCGGGCCGCTTCCGGGACGAGCAGGTATGGATCGGCCCCGGCCAAGCCGGGCCACGGATGGCCGAGTTTGTCGCTCCGCACCATGATCGCATTCACGGCGCGATCACGGATCTGGTCAAGTTCATCCAGCGCCAAGATGTCTCCGTACTCGTCCAAGTGGCGGTCAGTCATGCCCAGTTCGAAACGGTCCACCCATTCCCCGACGGGAATGGCCGGACAGGGCGGGCACTGGCGCAATCGATTCTCCGCAGCAAAGGCCTGGTGGGCTCAACCGCGGTGCCGATCTCGGCCGGCCTCCTCGTGGACACGGCGCGCTACTTCGCAGCACTGGGCGCATTTCGGCAAGGGGATGCCGGCCCAATCGTCCGCGAGTTCGCCAGGGCGAGCCGGATCGCCGCAACCACCGGCTCGCGGTTGGTCGACGAGCTCGTCGCACAGCTGGAGGACTCCCGCGCAAAGATCGCGGGCCTGCGCTCGGACGCCGCGGCATGGAGGGTGTTGCCCGCCCTGATCGGCCAGCCGGCAGTGAACACGAGGTACCTCATGAATAAGCTCGGGCTCGGTGAGATGGCGGCACTGCGCGCACTCGATGCCCTCACGGACCGCGGCGTACTGACCGAATCGTCAGGCCGCGGCCGTAACCGCGTGTGGCAGCACCGCGGCATCTTCGAAGTCCTCGACGCCTACGCCGCCGCAATCCGCCGGATGTCGGCGGGCTGA
- a CDS encoding amino-acid N-acetyltransferase, which produces MNPTFSLRPARTSDVAAIKRLVAPLAEERILMAKETVAYYESLQEFRIAESDGGEVIGCGALHVMWEDLAEIRTLAAADSWRGRGVGHVLVEDLLKEARALGVSRVFCLTFEVDFFRRHGFEVMADQSAVDPQVYSELLRSHDEGVAEFLDLARVKPNTLGNTRMIKQL; this is translated from the coding sequence GTGAATCCGACCTTCAGCCTCCGCCCTGCCCGCACCAGCGACGTGGCGGCGATCAAGAGGCTTGTGGCCCCCTTGGCCGAGGAGCGGATCCTCATGGCCAAGGAAACCGTGGCGTATTACGAGAGCCTCCAGGAGTTCCGGATCGCCGAGTCTGACGGCGGCGAAGTTATTGGCTGCGGGGCCTTGCATGTCATGTGGGAAGACCTGGCCGAAATTCGCACCCTCGCCGCAGCCGACTCCTGGCGTGGCCGGGGCGTGGGGCATGTTCTTGTGGAGGACCTGTTGAAGGAAGCGCGGGCGCTTGGCGTGAGCCGTGTGTTCTGCCTGACCTTTGAAGTGGACTTCTTCAGGCGCCATGGATTCGAAGTCATGGCGGACCAGTCGGCCGTGGATCCCCAGGTGTACTCCGAGTTGTTGCGCTCGCATGACGAGGGCGTGGCCGAGTTCCTGGATCTCGCCCGCGTGAAGCCCAACACCCTGGGCAACACCCGCATGATCAAACAGCTCTAG
- a CDS encoding FAD-binding oxidoreductase has product MQSHASFSDVSELQLSVHGPVFTPADPGFAPEVAAFNLSTQHQPELAFGALDAEDVSAAVRWAAERGMPVSVQSTGHGATNAIEGGLLISTRRMLELSIDPIEKTARVGAGVRWKAVVDLAATFGLMGLCGSTTDVGVVGYTLGGGLPILGRKYGFASDHVIAFELVTADGQQRRVSKDENPELFYLLRGGKGNLGIVTAMEFHLFPAGDLYAGGMYFDGGYAPEVLRAFREWVPSLPVEASASMAFLRLPDMEMIPEPLRGKFVIHLRYAYQGDPATASEVLQPMRTCAPFMMDATGPLSPTQFDTIHQDPDQPVPVREHGFLLDRLDEQTEEALLRHFGPGVESPVLLAELRLLGGALATSADGEDIVGGRDAAFSFFMGAIAVPPVLDILPSVFSSVHEDLRPAANAGTFVNLHGHFVDAEDREKPWLPGARERLRKAKAELDPKNMFSFGHVVGLPVIDQTVLLEDVVTAGGDAVLNS; this is encoded by the coding sequence ATGCAGTCCCACGCGTCATTTTCAGATGTTTCAGAACTCCAACTCAGCGTGCACGGCCCCGTGTTCACGCCTGCCGATCCGGGCTTTGCTCCCGAAGTTGCGGCCTTCAACCTCTCCACACAGCACCAACCTGAACTCGCCTTTGGCGCCCTCGATGCTGAAGACGTTTCCGCGGCTGTCCGCTGGGCCGCCGAGCGCGGTATGCCCGTCTCCGTCCAGTCCACAGGACACGGTGCCACCAATGCCATTGAAGGCGGCCTGCTCATCAGCACCCGCCGGATGCTTGAACTGAGCATCGATCCCATCGAGAAGACGGCTCGCGTTGGTGCCGGCGTCCGGTGGAAGGCCGTGGTGGATCTCGCCGCGACCTTCGGTTTGATGGGACTCTGCGGTTCCACAACCGACGTCGGGGTGGTGGGCTACACCCTGGGCGGCGGCTTGCCCATCTTGGGCCGCAAGTACGGCTTCGCTTCAGACCACGTCATTGCCTTTGAACTGGTCACCGCCGATGGACAGCAGCGCAGGGTGAGCAAAGACGAGAATCCGGAGCTGTTCTACCTCCTCCGTGGCGGCAAAGGAAACCTGGGCATCGTCACGGCCATGGAGTTCCACCTCTTCCCAGCGGGCGATCTCTATGCCGGCGGGATGTACTTCGACGGCGGATATGCCCCTGAAGTCCTGAGGGCATTCCGGGAATGGGTGCCGTCTCTGCCAGTGGAGGCATCGGCGTCCATGGCGTTCCTTCGCCTTCCGGACATGGAAATGATTCCCGAGCCACTGCGCGGAAAGTTCGTCATCCATCTCCGCTACGCCTACCAGGGGGATCCGGCAACCGCGTCCGAAGTGCTCCAGCCCATGCGCACCTGCGCCCCGTTCATGATGGACGCCACGGGACCTCTAAGTCCCACCCAATTCGACACGATCCACCAAGACCCGGACCAGCCGGTGCCGGTGCGGGAGCACGGTTTCCTGCTGGATCGCCTGGACGAGCAAACCGAAGAAGCATTGTTGCGGCACTTTGGGCCTGGGGTGGAAAGTCCGGTTTTGTTGGCGGAACTTCGTCTCCTGGGCGGCGCGTTGGCAACAAGCGCGGACGGAGAAGACATTGTGGGTGGGCGCGACGCAGCATTCAGCTTCTTCATGGGCGCCATTGCTGTCCCTCCGGTCCTGGACATACTGCCATCCGTTTTTAGCTCAGTCCACGAAGACCTCCGTCCGGCTGCGAATGCGGGGACGTTCGTGAATCTGCACGGCCATTTTGTGGATGCCGAGGACAGGGAAAAGCCGTGGCTTCCCGGCGCACGCGAACGGCTCAGGAAAGCCAAAGCGGAGCTGGACCCGAAGAACATGTTCAGCTTCGGGCACGTTGTGGGGCTTCCGGTCATAGATCAGACCGTGCTGCTGGAGGACGTTGTGACAGCCGGCGGCGACGCCGTCCTGAACAGCTGA
- the dhaK gene encoding dihydroxyacetone kinase subunit DhaK — protein MKKLINDPRAVVDESVEGFGMAHADIVDVHPEPKYVVRKGAPVAGKVALVSGGGSGHEPLHAGFVGLGMLDAAVPGAVFTSPTPDQIIPATVAVDSGAGVVHIVKNYTGDVLNFETAAEMAQAEGVRVRSVLVNDDVAVEDSLYTAGRRGVGGTVLVEKIAGASAQRGDDLDAVTAIAERVVANVRTMGVALSGCTVPHAGTPSFELAENEIEIGIGIHGEPGRHKIAMESADAITDRLLEPVLEDLALASGEKVLLFVNGMGGTPQSELYIVYRRAVQVLAERGATVERSLVGNYVTSLEMQGCSVSVLRLDDELTRLWDAPVHTAALRWGA, from the coding sequence ATGAAAAAGCTCATCAATGATCCACGCGCCGTGGTGGACGAGTCCGTTGAAGGTTTCGGCATGGCCCATGCCGACATCGTGGACGTCCATCCCGAGCCCAAATACGTCGTCCGGAAAGGCGCTCCCGTAGCGGGCAAAGTAGCCCTGGTCTCCGGTGGTGGAAGCGGCCACGAGCCCCTGCATGCGGGCTTCGTGGGCCTCGGCATGTTGGATGCCGCAGTCCCCGGCGCAGTGTTCACCTCCCCCACACCGGACCAAATCATTCCGGCGACCGTCGCAGTGGACTCAGGCGCCGGCGTCGTCCATATTGTGAAGAACTACACCGGCGACGTCCTGAACTTCGAGACGGCCGCCGAAATGGCGCAAGCTGAGGGTGTGCGCGTTCGTTCGGTGTTGGTCAACGACGACGTCGCGGTGGAGGACTCGCTGTACACGGCGGGCCGGCGAGGGGTTGGCGGAACTGTCCTCGTGGAGAAGATCGCCGGTGCATCTGCCCAGCGGGGTGATGACCTTGACGCCGTCACCGCCATTGCCGAGCGTGTGGTGGCCAATGTGCGGACCATGGGTGTGGCCCTGTCCGGCTGCACGGTTCCGCACGCCGGCACGCCGAGCTTTGAACTCGCGGAAAATGAGATCGAGATCGGCATCGGCATTCACGGCGAACCCGGCCGGCACAAGATTGCGATGGAAAGTGCTGATGCCATCACGGATCGCCTCCTGGAGCCTGTGCTGGAGGATCTGGCCCTCGCGTCCGGTGAGAAGGTGCTGCTGTTCGTCAACGGCATGGGTGGCACCCCGCAGAGTGAGCTGTACATCGTGTACCGGCGCGCGGTGCAAGTCCTTGCCGAACGCGGCGCCACCGTGGAGCGCTCGCTGGTGGGGAACTACGTGACGTCCCTTGAAATGCAAGGGTGCTCCGTGTCCGTGCTGCGCCTAGATGACGAGCTGACCAGGCTCTGGGACGCCCCTGTCCACACCGCAGCCCTGCGGTGGGGAGCTTGA
- the dhaL gene encoding dihydroxyacetone kinase subunit DhaL, giving the protein MGLDVNWALDWLKLSAKAMDEHRVELIELDRPIGDSDHGENMDRGFQAVLQKLDETPPETPGAALKSAAMTLMSKVGGAAGPLYGTAYLRAATSLGDASHIEPVALAAALAAARDGVVARGKAELGDKTMIDAWTPAVEAAEKAAASGADALAVLEAAAEAAETGAMATDPLVARKGRASYLGERSAGHRDPGAASTALLLRAAAAAAAGSAGDTGTDAV; this is encoded by the coding sequence ATGGGGTTGGACGTTAATTGGGCCTTGGACTGGTTGAAGCTCTCCGCAAAAGCCATGGACGAGCACCGGGTGGAGCTCATTGAGCTGGACCGGCCAATCGGCGACTCTGATCATGGCGAGAACATGGACCGTGGGTTCCAAGCCGTGCTGCAGAAGCTCGATGAGACCCCACCGGAGACTCCTGGAGCAGCACTGAAGTCTGCCGCGATGACGCTCATGTCCAAGGTGGGCGGCGCTGCCGGACCGCTGTACGGCACGGCGTATTTGCGGGCAGCAACCTCTTTGGGGGACGCAAGCCATATTGAGCCGGTGGCGCTGGCCGCTGCCCTCGCGGCCGCCCGTGATGGTGTGGTGGCCCGGGGCAAGGCCGAGCTGGGCGACAAAACCATGATCGACGCGTGGACACCGGCTGTTGAAGCGGCCGAAAAGGCCGCCGCGAGCGGTGCCGATGCGCTGGCGGTCCTCGAAGCGGCCGCGGAGGCTGCCGAAACAGGGGCCATGGCCACGGATCCGTTGGTGGCCCGCAAGGGCAGGGCAAGCTATTTGGGGGAGCGCAGTGCAGGCCATCGCGACCCCGGAGCTGCATCAACCGCGCTGCTTCTGAGGGCGGCGGCAGCAGCTGCTGCCGGTTCCGCCGGTGATACGGGAACCGACGCCGTATGA
- the dhaM gene encoding dihydroxyacetone kinase phosphoryl donor subunit DhaM gives MTVGIVVVSHSSKIAEGAVELAAQMAPDVELIAAGGTDDERIGTSLEKVLAAVEQSLVDSGGDGVVVLTDLGSAVMTAESAVEFASDPDAVLLADAPLVEGLVAAAVAAQGGAGVEDVRKAAEAVAFGHVPSGGGSQEIPDSKDEPDASGEFELINPLGMHARPAAKIAGGLSGLDAEVTVNGVDGMSIMALMALAAGKGSILRVEARGKDAPKAVEYVGRLVEEGFGEI, from the coding sequence ATGACCGTGGGGATTGTGGTGGTGTCGCACAGCAGCAAGATCGCTGAGGGTGCGGTGGAGCTCGCCGCGCAGATGGCGCCCGACGTCGAACTCATCGCCGCCGGGGGCACAGATGACGAGCGAATCGGAACCAGCCTCGAAAAGGTGCTGGCCGCCGTCGAGCAGTCCTTGGTTGATTCCGGGGGCGACGGGGTGGTGGTACTGACGGATCTTGGTTCGGCCGTGATGACAGCCGAGTCGGCGGTGGAGTTCGCCAGCGATCCTGATGCTGTTCTCCTGGCCGATGCGCCTTTAGTTGAGGGGCTCGTGGCTGCGGCCGTCGCCGCGCAGGGGGGTGCCGGCGTCGAGGATGTCCGCAAGGCAGCGGAAGCTGTGGCTTTCGGCCACGTGCCCTCAGGTGGGGGAAGTCAGGAGATTCCCGACAGTAAGGATGAACCGGACGCGAGCGGCGAATTCGAGCTCATCAATCCTTTGGGGATGCATGCGCGGCCTGCCGCAAAGATCGCCGGGGGCTTGTCCGGGCTCGACGCGGAGGTGACCGTCAACGGCGTCGATGGTATGTCCATCATGGCGCTCATGGCGCTGGCTGCCGGTAAGGGTTCCATCCTGCGTGTTGAAGCGCGCGGCAAGGACGCGCCGAAAGCAGTGGAGTACGTGGGTCGGCTCGTGGAGGAAGGGTTTGGGGAGATCTAG
- a CDS encoding CsbD family protein, translating into MGADDKMENAGEKLGGKAKEAAGKLTDNERLEAEGKGDQTKADLKGAGEKLKDAFKKD; encoded by the coding sequence ATGGGTGCTGACGACAAGATGGAGAACGCTGGCGAGAAGCTGGGCGGCAAGGCTAAGGAAGCTGCCGGCAAGCTGACGGACAACGAGCGCCTGGAAGCCGAAGGCAAGGGCGACCAGACGAAAGCCGACCTCAAGGGTGCCGGCGAGAAGTTGAAGGACGCCTTCAAGAAGGACTAA